The Armatimonadota bacterium genome includes a window with the following:
- the metF-2 gene encoding bifunctional homocysteine S-methyltransferase/methylenetetrahydrofolate reductase yields the protein MNFLESLQNRILVADGAMGTLLSERGITFEHSYDYACLTHPDDVLAIHREYIAAGAELIETNTYGANRFKLSQFGLEDRVEDINRAAVRLAREAADGKALVAGAVGPAGKPLAPIGRITRKDADASLREQIWALADEGVDVFLLETFADMNELELAIQAVREIAPGIPVIAHKTFIEDGETLEEGLPARVAGRLRELGVDVAGSNCTVGPQRMLGIVRQMASVDGLKICAMPTAGLPQLVGGRIHYDLTPAYFGHYGRLLAEAGAVIIGGCCGTTPAHIRAVAEAVQGMKPAGASVTPVREAPREATREEIEIDERSSLAKKLGLKYVVTVELDLPRGADISKVLLGAQSLKNAGADCIDISDGARARLRMNPMAVSHLIQERVGIDVMMHFCCRDRNLLAIQADLLGCHALGLRNILAITGDPAQIGDYPTASSVFDVDSIGLVRILNLFNQGQDLGGNTIVEKTHFLIAVAYNPLAPDQELERERLARKVAEGAQCVYTQPIFDERTLEVAVRDVGRYGLPLLVGILPLRSSRHAEFMQNEVPGISIPEDIRRTIAGLAEEDARRYGIETAQNFLAKAKEVTQGAYLMPPFGNHATAEAVMQALR from the coding sequence ATGAACTTTCTGGAGAGTCTGCAAAACCGTATTCTGGTTGCCGATGGAGCCATGGGCACGCTCCTTTCGGAGCGGGGCATCACTTTTGAGCACTCCTATGACTACGCCTGTCTGACCCACCCGGACGACGTCCTGGCCATCCACCGGGAGTATATCGCCGCCGGAGCGGAGCTCATTGAGACCAACACCTACGGCGCTAACCGCTTCAAGCTTTCGCAGTTCGGGCTGGAGGACCGTGTCGAGGATATCAACCGCGCGGCTGTCCGGCTGGCCCGCGAGGCCGCAGACGGCAAAGCTCTGGTCGCCGGAGCCGTTGGACCTGCGGGAAAGCCGCTTGCACCCATCGGCCGCATCACCCGTAAAGACGCGGACGCCTCGCTGAGGGAACAGATCTGGGCTCTGGCAGACGAAGGCGTGGACGTCTTCCTGCTGGAGACGTTCGCGGATATGAACGAGCTGGAGCTCGCCATTCAGGCGGTCCGCGAAATTGCGCCGGGCATCCCGGTAATCGCCCACAAGACCTTTATCGAGGACGGTGAGACCCTGGAGGAAGGGCTGCCAGCCCGGGTGGCCGGGCGGTTGCGGGAGCTTGGTGTGGATGTGGCCGGCTCCAACTGCACGGTGGGACCTCAGAGGATGCTGGGCATCGTGCGCCAGATGGCATCGGTGGACGGTTTGAAGATCTGCGCGATGCCCACCGCCGGCCTGCCGCAGTTGGTGGGAGGCCGGATTCACTATGACCTGACGCCCGCCTATTTCGGCCACTATGGGCGTCTGCTGGCGGAGGCCGGAGCTGTCATCATTGGTGGCTGTTGCGGAACAACTCCGGCGCACATCCGCGCGGTGGCGGAGGCCGTGCAGGGGATGAAGCCCGCAGGCGCTTCTGTGACCCCGGTCCGGGAAGCTCCGCGCGAGGCGACCCGCGAAGAGATTGAGATCGATGAGCGCTCCAGCCTTGCGAAGAAGCTGGGGCTGAAATACGTGGTGACCGTGGAACTGGACCTGCCACGGGGTGCGGACATCTCCAAGGTTCTGCTGGGAGCGCAGAGTCTGAAGAACGCCGGGGCGGACTGCATCGATATCTCTGATGGCGCCCGCGCGCGGCTGCGAATGAACCCGATGGCCGTCTCCCACCTCATCCAGGAACGGGTGGGGATTGATGTAATGATGCATTTTTGCTGCCGCGACCGGAATCTGCTGGCCATCCAGGCGGACCTTCTGGGGTGCCACGCGCTGGGACTGCGAAACATTCTGGCCATCACGGGCGATCCGGCGCAGATCGGAGACTATCCCACAGCCAGTTCCGTCTTCGATGTGGATTCCATCGGCCTGGTGCGGATCCTGAACCTGTTCAACCAGGGGCAGGATCTCGGTGGCAACACTATCGTAGAGAAGACACATTTCCTGATCGCGGTGGCATACAATCCTCTTGCGCCGGATCAGGAGCTGGAGCGGGAGCGGCTGGCGCGGAAGGTGGCGGAGGGAGCTCAGTGCGTCTATACGCAGCCCATTTTCGATGAGCGCACTCTGGAGGTGGCGGTCCGGGACGTGGGACGATACGGGTTGCCGCTTCTGGTGGGCATCCTCCCCCTCCGGAGCTCGCGTCACGCGGAGTTCATGCAGAATGAAGTACCGGGCATCTCCATTCCAGAGGACATCCGGCGGACCATCGCCGGACTGGCAGAAGAGGACGCCCGCAGATACGGCATCGAGACGGCGCAGAACTTCCTTGCAAAGGCAAAGGAGGTAACTCAGGGAGCCTATCTGATGCCGCCGTTCGGCAACCATGCGACGGCGGAAGCGGTGATGCAGGCGCTCCGCTGA
- a CDS encoding ammonium transporter, with protein MALGGLAGRAFAAEATPSELAAQIAENKAILDTVWVMLAAFLVFWMQAGFAYVESGLTRAKNANNIMMKNLMDFCMGSLAYWAVGFGIMFGAGNAFFGTSGFFVIESSEKTFESLAWTNVPLAAKFMFQLVFAATAATIVSGAMAERTKFVTYLIYSVVISAVIYPVIGHWIWGGGWLAQLGFWDFAGSTVVHSTGAWMALVGAALLGPRLGKYRPDGKSNAIPGHSLPMAALGVFILWLGWFGFNPGSTMAADPSIAHIAMTTNLAAAIGGILAMATSWAIFKKPDVSMTLNGVLAGLVAITAPCAFVSPLSAVIIGAGAGILVVLAVLFFDKVHLDDPVGAVSVHGVCGAYGTLMLGLFAQDKFVPDTTGNGLLFGGGLTLLKAQFIGVVSVFAFAVVAGLLLFGILKATIGLRVTESEEIEGLDIGEHGNLAYPDFEMGEPHSAGAGASTLSGLKTAAGAPTPQPAD; from the coding sequence TTGGCCCTAGGAGGACTAGCGGGCCGTGCGTTCGCGGCTGAAGCGACACCATCGGAGCTTGCGGCGCAGATCGCGGAGAACAAGGCTATCCTGGACACGGTCTGGGTGATGCTGGCGGCGTTTCTTGTGTTCTGGATGCAGGCCGGCTTCGCCTATGTGGAAAGCGGCCTCACGCGCGCCAAGAACGCCAACAATATCATGATGAAGAACCTGATGGACTTCTGTATGGGGTCTCTGGCCTATTGGGCCGTCGGGTTCGGAATCATGTTCGGGGCAGGCAACGCATTCTTCGGAACCAGCGGGTTCTTCGTCATCGAGTCCAGCGAGAAGACCTTCGAGAGCCTCGCCTGGACCAACGTCCCGCTGGCGGCCAAGTTCATGTTCCAGCTCGTGTTTGCCGCCACCGCCGCCACCATCGTCTCGGGAGCGATGGCGGAGAGAACCAAGTTCGTCACCTACCTGATCTACAGCGTGGTCATTTCGGCGGTGATCTACCCCGTCATCGGTCACTGGATCTGGGGTGGGGGATGGCTGGCGCAGCTCGGCTTCTGGGATTTCGCCGGGTCCACGGTGGTCCATTCCACCGGCGCGTGGATGGCCCTGGTGGGAGCGGCTCTCCTGGGTCCGCGCCTCGGGAAGTATCGGCCGGACGGTAAGTCTAATGCGATTCCCGGCCACAGTCTTCCCATGGCTGCTCTGGGGGTCTTCATTCTGTGGCTTGGCTGGTTCGGGTTCAACCCGGGAAGCACCATGGCGGCGGATCCGTCCATCGCTCATATCGCGATGACCACCAATCTGGCGGCGGCCATCGGTGGCATCCTGGCGATGGCCACCAGCTGGGCTATCTTCAAGAAGCCGGACGTCTCCATGACGCTCAACGGCGTGCTGGCAGGACTGGTGGCCATAACGGCTCCGTGCGCCTTCGTCAGTCCGCTCAGCGCGGTGATCATCGGCGCGGGAGCGGGGATACTGGTGGTCCTTGCCGTCCTGTTCTTCGACAAGGTCCACCTGGATGATCCCGTCGGCGCTGTATCCGTCCACGGAGTCTGTGGAGCTTACGGAACCTTGATGCTCGGACTGTTCGCGCAGGACAAGTTTGTTCCAGACACCACAGGCAACGGACTGCTGTTTGGCGGTGGGCTGACCCTCCTGAAGGCTCAGTTTATTGGAGTCGTTTCGGTGTTCGCGTTCGCAGTGGTGGCTGGACTACTTCTGTTCGGCATCCTGAAGGCCACGATCGGCCTGAGAGTCACGGAGTCGGAGGAGATCGAAGGGCTGGACATCGGCGAGCACGGCAACCTTGCCTACCCGGACTTCGAAATGGGAGAGCCGCATTCAGCAGGGGCTGGCGCCTCGACGCTTTCAGGTCTCAAGACCGCGGCGGGTGCTCCCACTCCGCAACCTGCGGACTGA
- a CDS encoding cytidine deaminase — MRKPDRDTYYIDIADSVARRSTCLRRSYGAVIVKNDRIVATGFNGAPRGVEDSLQAGWCRRIRVAKGVDGQRGGYLACRSSHAEMNAIISASMEEMTGATLYIAGRDKEELVGFDEQGYPLKELEASWEELPFAHASPCQLCARMILNSGIERVVYRCKDGSLTSVDPREWTVKTDILFFG, encoded by the coding sequence ATGCGCAAACCAGACAGGGATACCTACTATATAGATATCGCAGATTCCGTTGCTCGCCGGTCCACCTGCCTGAGGCGTAGCTACGGAGCGGTTATCGTCAAGAACGACCGCATCGTCGCAACGGGGTTCAACGGTGCTCCACGCGGAGTGGAAGATTCCCTTCAGGCTGGCTGGTGCCGAAGAATACGCGTGGCGAAGGGGGTGGATGGCCAGCGCGGCGGCTATCTGGCGTGCCGCTCCTCTCACGCCGAAATGAACGCCATCATCTCCGCCAGCATGGAAGAGATGACCGGCGCCACCCTGTACATCGCCGGCCGTGACAAGGAAGAGCTGGTGGGCTTTGACGAGCAGGGATATCCCCTCAAGGAGCTGGAGGCGAGCTGGGAGGAGTTGCCCTTTGCCCACGCCTCGCCTTGCCAACTCTGCGCCCGGATGATCCTCAACAGCGGCATCGAGCGCGTGGTCTACCGCTGCAAGGACGGCTCGCTGACCTCTGTGGATCCCCGTGAATGGACGGTGAAGACGGATATCCTCTTCTTCGGTTAG